A genomic segment from Microaerobacter geothermalis encodes:
- the dnaJ gene encoding molecular chaperone DnaJ, with amino-acid sequence MLAKRDYYEVLGVGKDASADEIKKAYRKLARQYHPDVNKAPDAEEKFKEIKEAYDVLSDAGKRANYDRFGHADPSQGFGGFGQGGFGQDFGGFGDIFDMFFGGGTRRNPNAPRQGADLQYSITISFKEAVFGKETDVELPKEEECDHCFGTGARKGTKPETCSVCRGTGEQETVQNTPFGRIVNRRVCGACQGQGKIIREKCSKCRGTGKVRNRRTIHVKIPAGVDDGARLRVSGEGEPGINGGPPGDLYILIRVKPHEFFERDGDDIYCEVPITFVQAALGDEIEVPTLDGKVKLKVPAGTQTGTYFRLKGKGVPHLRGYGQGDQHVKVVIVTPTKLTEKQKELLREFAGISGDHYQEEESSFFEKMKKAFRGE; translated from the coding sequence ATTTTGGCAAAACGAGACTATTATGAGGTACTGGGTGTAGGTAAAGATGCCTCAGCAGATGAGATAAAGAAAGCCTATCGAAAACTGGCCAGACAGTATCACCCCGATGTGAATAAGGCTCCCGATGCTGAAGAAAAGTTTAAAGAGATCAAGGAAGCCTATGACGTATTAAGTGATGCGGGGAAGAGAGCCAATTATGACCGATTTGGCCATGCGGATCCCTCCCAGGGCTTTGGTGGATTTGGCCAAGGAGGGTTTGGTCAGGATTTTGGCGGATTTGGTGATATCTTCGATATGTTTTTTGGTGGAGGAACCCGTAGAAATCCCAATGCACCAAGACAGGGGGCTGATCTTCAGTATTCGATCACCATTTCATTTAAAGAGGCGGTTTTTGGAAAGGAAACAGACGTAGAACTTCCCAAGGAGGAAGAATGTGATCATTGTTTCGGGACTGGTGCTAGAAAGGGGACAAAACCGGAAACTTGCTCGGTATGCCGCGGTACGGGAGAGCAGGAAACCGTTCAGAACACTCCATTTGGACGCATTGTAAACCGCAGGGTATGTGGGGCATGTCAAGGGCAAGGTAAAATTATTAGGGAAAAATGTTCCAAATGCCGTGGAACCGGGAAGGTTCGAAACCGGCGTACCATTCATGTGAAGATTCCTGCAGGCGTGGATGACGGAGCAAGATTGCGGGTTTCTGGAGAAGGTGAACCGGGCATTAACGGAGGCCCTCCCGGTGATTTATACATCTTAATTCGCGTAAAACCCCATGAATTTTTTGAAAGAGACGGGGATGATATATACTGTGAAGTTCCCATCACTTTTGTTCAGGCAGCCTTAGGGGATGAAATTGAAGTACCTACCCTTGATGGAAAAGTGAAACTAAAAGTTCCTGCCGGAACTCAAACCGGAACTTATTTCAGGTTAAAGGGCAAGGGTGTTCCACATTTAAGGGGATATGGGCAGGGAGATCAACACGTAAAAGTTGTCATTGTTACACCTACCAAGCTGACAGAAAAACAGAAGGAATTATTGCGGGAATTTGCAGGAATAAGCGGTGATCATTATCAGGAAGAAGAAAGTTCCTTTTTTGAAAAGATGAAAAAGGCATTTCGCGGGGAATAA
- the prmA gene encoding 50S ribosomal protein L11 methyltransferase — MKWTEISIHTTQEAIEPVANILHEAGASGVVIEDPELLQREWEDKFGEIYQLSPEDFPEEGVIVKGYLPVTSFLAETIEEIKDRLNQLLLYDIDLGLGTVTLSEVHEHEWATAWKKYYKPVQVSNKITITPTWEEYQPLSSDEIVIELDPGMAFGTGTHPTTVLCIRGMEKVIRGNESMIDVGCGTGVLSIAAAKLGVSSVLALDLDEVAVESAKINVKLNQVQHIVKVKQNNLLDYISEKADIIVANILAEVILRLVDQVSYTLNDEGIFIASGIISNRAQEVISSLEKVGLEVIETLKDEDWVAIIAKKVSK, encoded by the coding sequence ATGAAATGGACAGAAATTAGCATTCATACGACCCAGGAAGCCATTGAACCTGTGGCGAATATTCTCCATGAGGCCGGAGCCAGTGGAGTCGTGATCGAAGACCCTGAACTACTTCAAAGAGAGTGGGAGGATAAATTTGGGGAAATATACCAACTATCACCGGAGGACTTTCCTGAAGAGGGCGTGATTGTCAAAGGATACCTTCCCGTTACCAGTTTTTTGGCGGAAACAATTGAGGAAATTAAAGACCGGTTAAATCAGTTGCTTCTCTATGATATTGATTTGGGTTTAGGAACGGTCACCCTGTCGGAAGTTCATGAGCATGAGTGGGCAACGGCATGGAAAAAATATTATAAGCCGGTTCAAGTAAGCAATAAAATTACCATTACACCCACTTGGGAAGAATATCAGCCTCTCTCCAGCGATGAAATTGTTATTGAACTGGATCCTGGAATGGCTTTTGGTACCGGAACCCATCCCACTACCGTTCTGTGTATCCGAGGGATGGAAAAGGTGATACGTGGAAATGAGTCCATGATTGATGTAGGATGCGGTACTGGTGTTCTAAGCATTGCGGCAGCAAAGCTAGGGGTTTCCTCCGTGCTTGCATTAGATTTGGATGAAGTGGCTGTGGAAAGTGCAAAAATAAATGTAAAATTAAATCAGGTACAGCACATTGTGAAGGTAAAACAAAACAATCTGTTAGATTACATCAGTGAAAAGGCGGATATCATTGTTGCCAACATTTTGGCCGAAGTGATTTTGCGTCTTGTTGATCAGGTTTCGTATACCCTCAATGATGAAGGAATCTTTATTGCTTCAGGCATTATTTCCAATAGAGCCCAGGAAGTGATCTCTTCTTTGGAAAAAGTGGGTTTGGAAGTCATTGAAACGTTAAAAGATGAAGATTGGGTAGCCATTATAGCGAAAAAAGTCTCGAAGTAG